The Sphingomonas sanxanigenens DSM 19645 = NX02 genome includes a region encoding these proteins:
- a CDS encoding 23S rRNA (pseudouridine(1915)-N(3))-methyltransferase RlmH — protein MLLHIVARGRIGRTAEAELVDRYLKRIVWPTRVTELPDTGGKSPPIDSDSVIVTLDETGDQLGSRAFAERLGGWRDAGRREARFLIGAADGLSEAERALATFSIAFGRMTWPHMMARAMLAEQLWRATSILANHPYHREG, from the coding sequence GTGCTGCTCCACATCGTGGCGCGCGGCCGCATCGGCCGCACGGCTGAGGCCGAACTCGTCGATCGCTATCTCAAGCGGATCGTCTGGCCGACGCGCGTCACCGAACTGCCCGACACCGGCGGGAAATCGCCGCCGATCGACAGCGACAGCGTGATCGTGACGCTCGACGAGACCGGCGACCAGCTCGGCTCGCGCGCCTTTGCCGAGCGGCTGGGCGGCTGGCGCGATGCCGGCCGGCGCGAGGCGCGCTTCCTGATCGGTGCCGCAGACGGGCTGAGCGAGGCGGAGCGCGCGCTGGCGACGTTCAGCATCGCCTTCGGGCGGATGACGTGGCCGCACATGATGGCGCGCGCGATGCTCGCAGAGCAATTGTGGCGCGCGACGAGCATCCTCGCCAACCACCCCTATCACCGCGAAGGCTGA
- a CDS encoding nicotinate-nucleotide adenylyltransferase, whose product MILTGLLGGSFNPAHGGHRAISLFARDALGLDEVWWLVSPGNPLKPAEGMAPLAARLRAAQKMARPGPIRPTAIEARLGTRYTIDTLTELVRRYPNRRFVWLMGQDNLAQFPRWRDWRKIARLVPIAVIVRPGYDDPSRAVTAMGWLRRFVRPATRAEHWTKWRPPALVLLRFRPDPRSATRLRDADPHWYRRFSGRPAPHDAVVRRPVG is encoded by the coding sequence TTGATCCTCACCGGTCTTCTCGGCGGTTCGTTCAATCCCGCGCATGGCGGCCATCGCGCCATCAGCCTGTTCGCGCGCGATGCGCTGGGGCTGGACGAGGTGTGGTGGCTGGTGTCGCCGGGCAATCCGCTGAAGCCCGCGGAGGGCATGGCGCCGCTTGCCGCGCGGCTGCGCGCCGCGCAGAAAATGGCGCGGCCGGGGCCGATCCGTCCGACCGCGATCGAGGCGCGGCTCGGCACGCGCTACACCATCGATACGCTGACGGAACTCGTCCGCCGCTACCCGAATCGGCGGTTCGTCTGGCTGATGGGGCAGGATAATCTCGCCCAATTCCCCCGCTGGCGCGACTGGCGGAAGATCGCACGGCTTGTGCCGATTGCCGTAATCGTCCGTCCGGGTTATGATGACCCGTCTCGCGCGGTGACCGCGATGGGATGGTTGCGGCGCTTCGTCCGCCCCGCGACCCGCGCAGAACACTGGACGAAATGGAGACCGCCGGCGCTCGTGCTGCTGCGCTTTCGCCCCGATCCAAGGTCAGCAACCCGTCTGCGTGACGCAGACCCCCACTGGTATCGCCGTTTTTCCGGTCGACCGGCGCCGCATGATGCGGTGGTCCGCAGACCCGTCGGCTGA
- a CDS encoding S41 family peptidase: protein MKKPSTRTLALIGAVVLVPAAAALANVSADTYRELDRFMSVFERVKGDYVVPVEDKQLIKGAIDGMLSSLDAESGYTAADSGTRSAAGPAGIGLTVTMEDGALRVVAPGSGSPAERAGLKPGDFISHIDGELAFGLSLADSVDKLCGAVGSPVSLTIARRGRSKPFDVTLTRALPGAATVGWRLEHGVGVIDVNGFAAGTAAELKAAIAAIGRQSGGQPLGYVIDLRSTAGGDMNVAMLVADAFLDKGEIVERRGRETTDVVRSAAKKGDVAEGLPLVVLIDKGSAAAAEIVAGALQDNGRALVMGDQSYGLGSVQTVVPLNAGGSIRITTARYYTPSGRSVDEKGIEPDLEVPQLSDPDRPKADGGRFADLRRQIVREAKVDQEILESDADPDPRFKATPEELKKQGITDFQMSYALRALERLGASPGGAPAASRRR, encoded by the coding sequence ATGAAGAAACCGTCCACGCGTACACTGGCGCTGATCGGCGCCGTGGTGCTGGTGCCTGCCGCGGCCGCGCTCGCGAACGTCAGCGCCGATACCTATCGGGAGCTCGACCGCTTCATGAGCGTGTTCGAGCGGGTGAAGGGCGATTACGTCGTCCCCGTCGAGGACAAGCAGCTCATCAAGGGCGCGATCGACGGGATGCTTTCCAGCCTCGACGCGGAGAGCGGCTATACCGCGGCGGACAGCGGCACGCGCTCCGCGGCGGGCCCCGCCGGCATCGGCCTCACGGTGACGATGGAGGATGGCGCGCTGCGCGTCGTCGCGCCGGGTTCGGGGTCGCCCGCCGAGCGGGCCGGGCTGAAACCCGGCGATTTCATCAGCCATATCGATGGCGAGCTCGCCTTCGGCCTGTCGCTGGCCGACTCGGTCGACAAGTTGTGTGGCGCGGTCGGATCCCCGGTGTCGCTCACCATCGCACGGCGCGGCCGCAGCAAGCCGTTCGACGTAACGCTGACGCGCGCGCTGCCCGGCGCCGCCACGGTCGGCTGGCGGCTCGAACATGGCGTCGGCGTCATCGACGTGAACGGCTTCGCCGCGGGCACCGCGGCGGAGCTCAAGGCCGCCATTGCCGCGATCGGGCGCCAGTCCGGCGGCCAGCCGCTCGGCTATGTCATCGATCTGCGGTCGACTGCGGGCGGCGACATGAATGTCGCGATGCTGGTGGCCGACGCCTTCCTCGACAAGGGGGAGATCGTCGAACGCCGCGGGCGCGAAACCACCGACGTCGTCCGTTCCGCCGCGAAGAAGGGCGATGTTGCCGAAGGGCTGCCGCTGGTCGTGCTGATCGACAAGGGCAGCGCCGCCGCCGCCGAAATCGTCGCGGGCGCGCTGCAGGACAATGGCCGCGCGCTGGTGATGGGCGATCAGAGCTATGGTCTCGGCAGCGTGCAGACGGTGGTGCCGCTCAACGCGGGCGGATCGATCCGCATCACCACCGCGCGCTATTACACCCCTTCGGGCCGCTCGGTGGACGAAAAGGGAATCGAGCCCGACCTCGAAGTGCCGCAGCTTTCGGATCCGGACCGGCCCAAGGCGGATGGCGGGCGCTTTGCCGATCTGCGCCGCCAGATCGTCCGCGAAGCCAAGGTCGACCAGGAGATTCTCGAATCCGATGCGGATCCCGATCCGCGCTTCAAGGCGACGCCCGAAGAGCTGAAGAAGCAGGGCATCACCGATTTCCAGATGAGCTACGCGCTCCGCGCGCTCGAGCGGCTGGGGGCGTCGCCGGGCGGCGCGCCGGCCGCGAGCCGGAGGCGCTGA
- a CDS encoding type II toxin-antitoxin system RelE/ParE family toxin, translating into MSRARWTRKAQQDLAAIDEYYADLSPACADRVGDAAIAAGGFLARNPFAGPQIEGMNARTWRVGQAPYLLVYRPDADGVSILRIVHGSTDWQGMPI; encoded by the coding sequence ATGAGCCGAGCGCGGTGGACGCGCAAGGCTCAGCAGGATCTTGCGGCAATCGACGAATATTATGCGGACCTTTCTCCCGCTTGCGCGGATCGTGTGGGTGACGCGGCGATCGCGGCGGGCGGATTTCTCGCGCGCAATCCTTTCGCTGGACCCCAGATCGAAGGAATGAACGCGCGCACATGGCGCGTCGGGCAGGCGCCCTATCTTCTGGTCTATCGGCCTGACGCCGATGGCGTGAGCATTCTTCGCATCGTTCATGGTTCGACCGACTGGCAGGGCATGCCGATTTGA
- a CDS encoding disulfide bond formation protein B, whose amino-acid sequence MTGRQTGRVLALIIPAALLGGALLSQYGFGLHPCEMCYWQRWPHEVAIGAAIVGLLLGRRSAGTALAVVAAIAIIASGAIGLFHAGVEYRWWEGLTTCSTTPGSGSGDVLADIMNAPLIRCDQAQWTLAGISLAGFNAIFSILGGGLVLWLIGRKQGGFA is encoded by the coding sequence GTGACCGGGCGACAGACCGGCCGCGTTCTGGCCCTCATCATCCCCGCAGCGCTGCTGGGCGGCGCGCTGCTCTCGCAATATGGCTTCGGCCTTCACCCTTGCGAGATGTGCTATTGGCAGCGCTGGCCGCACGAAGTGGCGATCGGCGCGGCGATCGTCGGGTTGCTGCTCGGCCGGCGTTCGGCGGGCACCGCGCTGGCGGTGGTCGCGGCGATCGCGATCATCGCCAGCGGCGCGATCGGCCTGTTCCACGCGGGCGTCGAATATCGTTGGTGGGAAGGCCTCACGACCTGTTCGACGACGCCTGGCAGCGGCAGCGGCGATGTGCTGGCCGATATCATGAACGCGCCGCTGATCCGGTGCGACCAGGCGCAATGGACGCTGGCGGGCATCTCGCTGGCCGGCTTCAACGCGATCTTCTCGATCCTCGGCGGCGGGCTGGTGCTCTGGCTGATCGGTCGCAAACAGGGAGGCTTCGCATGA
- a CDS encoding murein hydrolase activator EnvC family protein, whose translation MGRRHVPLFVVFALLGCGFALAAPNPDLADERRAVAEAKRQSALATARARSLQQRATGERDAAAKTDAEAAAAAARAQAAEADVAAADGRIAIVAALQARQRARLAAREAPIARLTAALQTMARRPPALAFVQPGSAADLVHVRMLLGSLLPVVRARSGGLRAEVAAGRRLRLAADRAAADRRAGHARIAAEQRTLARLADEHRLRARTLASGAMLEQDRAMALGEEARDLVDLMRRIEDDGLVRRRLEALPAPLPRPAQPGAAPLPAAVAAPPAAPGRPAYRLPVVGRLVTGLGDLSAGGVRSRGLSFATRPGAQVVAPAAGHVVYAGRYRGFDAILIIDHGGGWMTLLANLATLRAAVGDDLVAGAPVGRAGGGQALVTVELRRDGEPVDIAPLVSGG comes from the coding sequence GTGGGCCGCCGCCACGTGCCCTTGTTCGTGGTGTTCGCCCTGCTCGGCTGTGGGTTTGCGCTGGCCGCGCCCAATCCCGATCTTGCCGACGAACGGCGCGCGGTGGCCGAGGCGAAGCGCCAGTCGGCGCTGGCGACGGCGCGCGCACGATCGCTGCAGCAGCGGGCGACCGGCGAACGCGATGCCGCTGCGAAAACGGATGCGGAGGCCGCCGCCGCTGCTGCGCGCGCCCAGGCGGCCGAGGCGGATGTTGCCGCCGCCGATGGCCGCATCGCGATCGTCGCCGCGCTGCAGGCGCGCCAGCGCGCGCGGCTTGCCGCCCGCGAGGCGCCGATCGCGCGGCTGACCGCGGCGCTGCAGACGATGGCGCGCCGCCCGCCGGCGCTTGCCTTCGTGCAGCCCGGCTCCGCCGCCGATCTCGTCCATGTCAGGATGCTGCTCGGTTCGCTGTTGCCCGTCGTCCGCGCGCGGAGCGGCGGCCTTCGCGCCGAGGTTGCCGCCGGGCGGCGCCTGCGCCTCGCCGCGGATCGTGCCGCCGCCGACCGCCGCGCCGGGCATGCGCGGATCGCGGCGGAACAGCGCACGCTGGCGCGCCTCGCCGACGAGCATCGCCTGCGCGCACGCACGCTCGCGAGCGGTGCGATGCTCGAGCAGGATCGGGCGATGGCGCTGGGGGAAGAGGCGCGCGACCTCGTCGATCTCATGCGGCGAATCGAGGATGACGGCCTCGTGCGCCGCCGCCTCGAAGCCCTGCCGGCGCCCTTGCCGCGCCCCGCGCAGCCCGGTGCCGCACCCTTGCCGGCGGCTGTTGCGGCACCGCCCGCCGCGCCGGGCCGGCCGGCCTATCGGCTGCCGGTGGTCGGGCGCCTCGTCACCGGCCTCGGGGATCTGTCGGCGGGCGGCGTGCGCTCGCGCGGGCTGAGCTTCGCCACCCGGCCGGGCGCGCAGGTGGTGGCGCCGGCGGCAGGGCATGTCGTCTACGCCGGCCGCTATCGGGGTTTCGACGCGATCCTCATCATCGATCATGGCGGCGGCTGGATGACCTTGCTCGCCAATCTCGCGACGCTGCGGGCGGCGGTGGGCGACGATCTCGTCGCCGGCGCGCCGGTCGGTCGCGCCGGCGGCGGGCAGGCGCTGGTGACGGTGGAATTGCGGCGCGACGGCGAACCGGTGGACATCGCTCCGCTGGTCAGCGGAGGTTAA
- a CDS encoding CopG family ribbon-helix-helix protein produces the protein MNNAAITVNLDAATLALVDAAAKARGISREALAAEAIQRFVERDAEFVAFVQEGIDDADSGNLISQEDMESWFAARKNDRAIRAAAE, from the coding sequence ATGAATAACGCTGCGATCACCGTGAACCTCGACGCCGCCACATTGGCGTTGGTCGATGCTGCCGCCAAGGCGCGGGGCATAAGCCGCGAGGCGTTGGCAGCAGAGGCGATCCAGCGTTTTGTCGAGCGGGATGCAGAATTTGTCGCGTTCGTTCAGGAAGGCATCGACGACGCTGACAGCGGTAATCTGATCAGCCAGGAAGACATGGAATCCTGGTTTGCGGCGCGGAAGAACGACAGAGCGATCCGGGCTGCCGCTGAATGA
- a CDS encoding demethoxyubiquinone hydroxylase family protein, whose translation MRRPGDGGDGTAAMLRVDQAGEYGATRIYAGQLAMMGDRAPAGRVIARMAAQEERHRAVFDRMIAERGVRPTLLQPLWNVAGFALGAVTAAIGPEAAMACTAAIETEIDHHYGEQLRQLGDSDPELADRIAEFQAEEVEHRETAIAEGAERAPAYPLMSAAIRLGCRVAIGLSRRI comes from the coding sequence ATGAGACGTCCGGGAGATGGTGGAGACGGCACGGCGGCGATGCTGCGCGTCGACCAGGCCGGCGAATATGGCGCGACCCGGATCTATGCCGGCCAGCTCGCGATGATGGGCGATCGCGCACCCGCCGGGCGGGTGATCGCGCGGATGGCGGCGCAGGAGGAACGGCATCGCGCGGTGTTCGACCGGATGATCGCCGAACGCGGCGTGCGGCCGACGCTGTTGCAGCCGCTGTGGAATGTCGCCGGCTTCGCGCTCGGCGCCGTCACCGCGGCGATCGGGCCCGAGGCGGCGATGGCGTGCACCGCCGCGATCGAGACCGAGATTGATCACCATTATGGCGAACAGCTCAGGCAGCTCGGCGACAGCGATCCCGAACTCGCCGATCGCATCGCCGAGTTCCAGGCCGAAGAGGTCGAGCATCGCGAGACCGCGATCGCGGAAGGGGCCGAACGTGCGCCCGCCTATCCGCTGATGAGCGCGGCGATCCGTCTGGGCTGCCGCGTTGCGATCGGGCTGTCGCGCCGAATCTGA
- the rsfS gene encoding ribosome silencing factor yields MPASTTATRDDATAADDRVAALHTLILQSLDDDQALDTVSIPLHGKSSIADHMVIASGRSTRQVASMAQKLAERIKSDFGRNPRVEGLPTADWVLIDAGDVIVHLFRPEVRSFYNLERMWAFGEAPTPPAPAA; encoded by the coding sequence TTGCCCGCTTCCACCACCGCAACCAGGGACGACGCCACTGCCGCCGACGACCGGGTGGCCGCCCTTCACACCCTGATCCTCCAGTCGCTCGACGATGATCAGGCGCTCGATACGGTGTCGATCCCGCTTCACGGCAAGAGCAGCATCGCTGACCATATGGTCATCGCGAGCGGCCGCTCGACGCGTCAGGTGGCCTCGATGGCGCAGAAACTGGCCGAACGGATCAAGAGCGATTTCGGTCGCAATCCGCGCGTCGAGGGCCTGCCGACCGCCGACTGGGTGCTGATCGACGCCGGCGACGTGATCGTCCACCTGTTCCGACCGGAAGTGCGCAGCTTCTACAATCTGGAACGGATGTGGGCGTTCGGCGAAGCGCCGACGCCGCCCGCTCCCGCCGCCTGA
- a CDS encoding S41 family peptidase, with protein sequence MSDRRIALRGKPVLRAVALVSAIALVPLTTAAIAPVESRSAHELELFTEVFERVRSTYVEKVDDEKLMKGAIDGMLASLDPHSSYLDARAFQTMRTQTEGSYGGLGLTVQAEDGAVKVVTPTEDTPADRAGIKAGDYITHLDGKLIYGGTLDDAVDQMRGRPGTSIRITVVRPGRDQPFDVTLTREIIELKPVKWEVKDGIGVININAFSQNTGQAVRAAIVGIEKSLGHAPTGYVVDLRSNPGGLLDEAVDVSDVFLERGEIVEQRGRRRSDFDRYDATPGDATRGLPVIVLVDAGSASAAEIVAGALQDHHRGLVMGERSFGKGSVQTLLPLSETTALRLTTARYYTPSGRSVQEGGIEPDVLVPQLSDPDYKTRPRFREADLRRHLVNDAKVDNTAFETDTKDDPRFILTSEQLEKQGIKDFQLHYALQTIARLKPPAPRTAAAAPRPRSR encoded by the coding sequence ATGTCCGATCGCCGTATCGCGCTCCGCGGCAAACCCGTGCTGCGCGCCGTCGCGCTGGTGTCCGCGATCGCGCTGGTGCCGCTGACCACCGCGGCGATCGCCCCGGTCGAGAGCAGATCCGCGCATGAGCTGGAATTGTTCACCGAAGTGTTCGAACGCGTGCGCAGCACCTATGTCGAGAAGGTCGACGACGAGAAGCTGATGAAGGGCGCGATCGACGGCATGCTCGCCAGCCTCGATCCGCACAGCTCCTATCTCGACGCGCGCGCCTTCCAGACCATGCGCACGCAGACCGAGGGCAGCTATGGCGGTCTCGGTCTCACCGTCCAGGCGGAAGATGGCGCGGTCAAGGTGGTGACCCCCACCGAGGATACCCCCGCCGATCGCGCGGGCATCAAGGCCGGCGACTATATCACCCACCTCGACGGCAAGCTGATCTATGGCGGTACGCTCGACGATGCGGTCGATCAGATGCGCGGCCGCCCCGGCACCAGCATCCGCATCACTGTCGTGCGCCCCGGCCGCGACCAGCCGTTCGACGTGACGCTGACCCGCGAGATCATCGAGCTGAAGCCGGTGAAGTGGGAGGTGAAGGACGGCATCGGCGTCATCAACATCAACGCCTTTTCGCAGAACACCGGCCAGGCGGTGCGCGCGGCGATCGTCGGCATCGAAAAGTCGCTCGGCCATGCGCCCACCGGCTATGTCGTCGATCTGCGGTCGAACCCCGGCGGCCTGCTCGACGAGGCGGTCGACGTGTCCGACGTGTTCCTCGAACGGGGCGAGATCGTCGAGCAGCGCGGACGCCGCCGCAGCGATTTCGACCGCTACGACGCGACCCCGGGCGATGCCACGCGCGGGCTGCCGGTCATCGTGCTGGTCGATGCAGGCTCGGCTTCGGCCGCCGAGATCGTCGCCGGTGCGCTGCAGGATCATCATCGCGGGCTGGTGATGGGCGAGCGCAGCTTCGGCAAGGGATCGGTGCAGACATTGCTGCCGCTTTCCGAGACGACCGCGCTGCGGCTGACCACCGCGCGCTACTATACCCCCTCCGGCCGCTCGGTGCAGGAAGGCGGCATCGAGCCCGACGTGCTCGTGCCGCAGCTGTCCGATCCCGACTACAAGACGCGGCCGCGCTTCCGCGAGGCGGATCTGCGCCGCCACCTCGTCAACGACGCCAAGGTCGACAATACGGCGTTCGAGACCGACACGAAGGATGATCCGCGGTTCATCCTGACGTCGGAACAGCTCGAGAAGCAGGGCATCAAGGACTTCCAGTTGCACTACGCGTTGCAGACGATCGCGCGGCTGAAGCCGCCCGCGCCCCGCACGGCCGCCGCCGCCCCGAGGCCGCGCAGCCGGTGA